A stretch of DNA from Bacteroidota bacterium:
GAAAGAACATTATAATAACGAGCGCCCTCACGATTCTCTTAACTCTTTGTCTCCAAAACAATATTTACTCAACAACAAAAATCAAAATCAACCAATCCCAAAACACAATTTTGAACTGTCCTAACAATGGGGAAGCTTACATATCAAATCCATAAACTTCCATCAGTTGTTCTTTCTTCACAAATCCTCCGAGTTTTTCTCTGAATGCTACAATCCGTTTCGAGAAAGCGGAGCCGATGCCTTTGAGGGTTTTGAGAGAAGTGGTGTCGGCAGAATTGAGTTCAACAAACAATGGTTGATGGTTAATGGTTGATGGTTGATGTTCGGATTTTTTGAATGCTGGTGTTTCATTTTCTGGAATCTGAATGTATGGCTTAAGCGAAGCATAAAGTTCAGGCGTGATGCAATACATTTTCTTCACATCTTCTTTCGTTCTGAATTTTCCGCCTTTGCTTTCATAATTCTTTATCGTTTTGATTTGCTTGTCGGATAAACCCAGCCGCTTCC
This window harbors:
- a CDS encoding helix-hairpin-helix domain-containing protein — its product is MKQFLRDYFSFNRRERNGVFVLLSLILVLILYLSFADFFFTREKTDFSKFEKEIADFEAVQKQISDSLSARNNYFTSFNTLDADSAERFSFNPNNLPEEDWKRLGLSDKQIKTIKNYESKGGKFRTKEDVKKMYCITPELYASLKPYIQIPENETPAFKKSEHQPSTINHQPLFVELNSADTTSLKTLKGIGSAFSKRIVAFREKLGGFVKKEQLMEVYGFDM